In a single window of the Acyrthosiphon pisum isolate AL4f chromosome X, pea_aphid_22Mar2018_4r6ur, whole genome shotgun sequence genome:
- the LOC115033029 gene encoding (E3-independent) E2 ubiquitin-conjugating enzyme UBE2O-like, with product MIRGPEKTPYADGLFLFDVKIPPTYPIQPPHCHYYSYCDDRLNPNLYEDGKVCLSLLGTWSGHGVELWSPICSNLLQLLVSIQGLILVSEPYYNEPGFDTFRGEELAEENSRVYNQMALIKVVPSMTNMLNMNNS from the exons ATGATTAGAGGACCAGAAAAAACTCCATATGCTGATGGTTTGTTTCTGTTTGATGTCAAAATTCCACCCACATATCCAATTCAACCTCCACACtgtcattattatagttattgtgaCGACCGGTTGAATCCAAATCTATATGAAGATGGAAAAGTATGCCTTAGTCTTTTGGGTACTTGGTCTGGTCATGGTGTTGAATTATGGTCACCTATTTGTTCAAATTTATTACAGCTTCTAGTATCAATACAAG gaCTGATATTGGTGAGtgaaccatattataatgaacctGGATTTGATACCTTCCGAGGTGAAGAGCTTGCAGAAGAAAACTCTCGTGTTTACAACCAAATGGCTCTAATCAAAGTAGTGCCGTCAATGACAAATATGTTAAACATGAATAATTCGTaa
- the LOC107883181 gene encoding kelch-like protein 2 codes for MQNTHQIPESRRCEPAKLYKKSSFVDVYAALQFLRNGENFCDIKLETGENNVIFAHKVVLASASPYFYAMFTNFSERNSELVVLKQIDSTALQLLVNFIYSGEIMITEKNIQVLLPAADFLQLQEVTEACCDFAQTLLCPNNCIGIYAIADLHGCAKLLTSSELYIQQHFSEVVGGKEFLSLSSEQVVRLISSDKLIVPSEEKVFESVIRWVKHKLGSRKCILPQLMEHVRLPLTSKSYISKKVVEEPLIKNCLKCKDYIDEAMHFHNIHKSEKLIPQNIRNKPRHGDKVILVVGGYDNEYRKITEWYDPKMDRWNYGPEMITSRVNTGVCVVNDNLVFAVGGYNYQGEPLRSVDMLDLTSDSLCWKPSVDMLVKRSNLGVGAINNYIYAVGGYNDNDRILNSAELFDYNTQEWRMIKSMSTKRCDLGVGVLNNILYAVGGSIPQSDTVECYYPSLDTWNPVAKMSVHRRTAGVGVLNGVLYAVGGHNGFKCLSSVEAYTPSTGVWTTIADMHMPRHLAGIVALDDLLYVVGGEDETSFLDSTECYNPKTNTWSLVAASMNHERTSIGGVAFNRPRHFKNGFHS; via the exons atGCAAAATACACATCAAATACCAGAATCCAGAAGATGTGAACCAgccaaattgtataaaaaatcatcttttgttgatgtatatgcAGCATTGCAATTCTTACGCAA TGGTGAGAATTTTTGTGATATTAAACTTGAAACAGGAGAAAACAATGTAATCTTCGCACATAAAGTGGTTTTAGCATCGGCCAGTCCATATTTCTATGCAATGTTCACAAATTTTTCAGAACGGAATAGTGAGCTTGTTGTTTTGAAACAGATAGATTCTACCGCTTTACAACTCTTAGTAAACTTTATTTACTCTGGAGAAATCATGATCactgaaaaaaacattcaa GTTTTATTACCGGCTGCTGATTTCTTGCAGTTACAAGAAGTAACAGAGGCATGTTGTGATTTTGCACAGACACTACTCTGCCCTAATAACTGTATTGGTATATACGCTATAGCTGATTTACATGGTTGTGCAAAATTGTTAACAAGTTcagaattatatattcaacAGCATTTTtc AGAAGTTGTTGGTGGTAAAGAATTCCTATCCTTATCATCCGAACAAGTTGTTAGGTTGATCTCAAGTGATAAACTTATTGTTCCATCCGAAGAAAAA GTATTTGAAAGTGTTATTCGTTGGGTAAAACATAAATTGGGttcaagaaaatgtattttaccccAATTAATGGAACACGTAAGATTACCGTTAACATCAAAAAGTTACATATCAAAAAAAGTAGTTGAGGAACCTCTTATTAAGAATTGTTTGAAAT gtAAAGATTACATAGATGAGGCAatgcattttcataatatacacaaGTCAGAAAAGCTTATTCCACAAAATATCCGCAATAAGCCCAGACATGGAGATAAA gtTATATTAGTTGTTGGTGGATATGATAATGAATATAGAAAGATTACTGAATGGTACGACCCAAAAATGGATCGATGGAATTATGGACCAGAAATGATTACAAGTCGTGTAAATACTGGTGTATGTGTAGTGAATGACAATTTAGTATTTGCTGTAGGTGGTTATAATTATCAGGGTGAACCTCTTCGGTCTGTAGATATGCTAGATTTAACTTCAGATTCACTTTGTTGGAAACCGAGTGTTGATATGTTAGTTAAGCGATCTAATTTAGGAGTTGGTGCAATCAACAATTATATCTATGCC gtCGGTGGATACAATGATAATGATCGTATATTAAATAGTGCAGAATTGTTTGACTACAATACTCAAGAATGGCGTATGATAAAAAGTATGTCTACTAAAAGATGTGACTTAGGGGTTGGAGtcctgaataatattttgtatgcg GTAGGAGGATCAATCCCGCAGTCAGATACTGTTGAATGTTATTATCCCAGTCTTGATACATGGAACCCAGTCGCAAAAATGTCTGTTCATCGCAGAACTGCTGGAGTAGGAGTTTTAAATGGTGTACTGTATGCTGTGGGTGGTCATAATGGATTTAAATGCCTGAGTAGTGTTGAAGCATACACACCAAGTACAGGAGTTTGGACGACTATTGCTGATATGCATATGCCTCGACACCTTGCAG gaATAGTCGCATTAGATGATTTATTGTATGTTGTCGGTGGAGAAGATGAAACTTCATTTTTGGATTCTACAGAATGTTACAACCCCAAAACCAATACCTGGTCCTTGGTGGCAGCATCAATGAATCATGAACGGACTTCAATAGGAGGAGTAGCCTTTAATAGGCCGCGACATTTTAAGAATGGTTTTCATTCATGA